From the Roseibium sp. HPY-6 genome, one window contains:
- a CDS encoding molybdopterin-binding/glycosyltransferase family 2 protein has product MKFGPVSLEDAAGSILAHKTNLPGKVLKKGHVLSVEDCRDLASLGMASVVAARLEEGDVGENEAATRLGLAAKGSGVSEDTAFTGRMNLYADGPGVLMVDTEAVTAANRIDPAITFATLPDRSKVSRDRMIATAKIISFAVSGAALEKAATVVRGAVRIAEFQTRKVGLVATKLPHLKQVTMDKTRRVLEDRLRPSGSAILAEARVSHTSEDVAAAMKSLVDKGADFLVLFGASAVVDRHDVLPAAVDLAGGRVAHLGMPVDPGNLLMLAELDDIPVLGAPGCARSPKENGFDWVLDRLLAGIETGPEDVTAMGVGGLLMEIGTRPQPREAKRQTTAPKISAIILGAGKSTRMGGPNKLLATLDGKALVRHAGEAAIGAGLSQTILVTGHLADEVRKQVEDLDIETVFNPDYADGMATSIRAGMKALAADTEAVIVLLGDMPRVSEAALKKLIAAYKENETSLIVAATANGKRGNPVLWDKRFFDDLNALTGDIGARHLIARNPGFVAEVEIGSAARLDLDTPQALQEAGGALPGKEG; this is encoded by the coding sequence ATGAAGTTCGGCCCTGTTTCCCTGGAAGACGCTGCCGGCTCTATTCTTGCGCACAAAACGAACCTGCCCGGCAAGGTCCTGAAAAAGGGGCATGTGTTGAGCGTCGAGGATTGCAGAGATCTTGCATCACTTGGTATGGCAAGCGTGGTTGCCGCACGTTTGGAAGAAGGCGACGTCGGCGAAAATGAAGCTGCAACCCGGCTGGGACTGGCCGCCAAAGGAAGCGGTGTCAGTGAAGACACAGCCTTTACCGGCCGCATGAACCTTTATGCTGACGGACCGGGCGTTCTGATGGTTGACACCGAAGCGGTCACTGCAGCGAACCGTATCGATCCCGCCATCACATTCGCGACACTTCCGGACCGCAGCAAGGTTTCGCGGGACCGGATGATTGCGACAGCCAAGATCATTTCCTTTGCGGTCTCCGGAGCTGCGCTTGAAAAGGCTGCAACGGTCGTCAGAGGTGCTGTTCGGATTGCGGAATTCCAGACCAGAAAGGTCGGTTTGGTCGCGACCAAGCTGCCGCACCTGAAGCAGGTGACCATGGACAAGACGCGGCGTGTTCTGGAAGACAGGCTGCGGCCGAGCGGCAGCGCAATCCTTGCCGAAGCGCGGGTTTCCCACACAAGTGAAGACGTTGCCGCCGCCATGAAGTCACTCGTCGACAAGGGGGCTGACTTCCTCGTTCTTTTTGGCGCTTCTGCTGTCGTGGACCGACACGACGTCTTGCCGGCAGCGGTTGATCTTGCCGGTGGCAGGGTCGCGCATTTGGGCATGCCGGTCGATCCTGGCAACCTGCTCATGCTGGCTGAACTTGACGACATTCCCGTTCTGGGCGCACCGGGTTGTGCGAGAAGTCCGAAGGAAAACGGCTTTGACTGGGTTCTGGACCGGCTGCTTGCCGGCATTGAGACGGGGCCGGAAGATGTTACGGCGATGGGTGTTGGAGGCCTCCTGATGGAAATCGGTACGAGACCGCAGCCACGCGAAGCCAAGCGGCAGACGACCGCGCCAAAAATTTCGGCGATTATCCTGGGAGCCGGTAAATCCACCCGCATGGGCGGACCCAACAAGTTGCTGGCAACACTTGACGGCAAGGCGCTTGTGCGCCACGCCGGAGAAGCGGCGATCGGTGCCGGTCTCTCTCAGACAATCCTCGTCACCGGTCATCTGGCGGACGAGGTGCGCAAGCAGGTCGAGGATCTCGACATCGAGACTGTCTTCAATCCTGACTATGCCGATGGCATGGCGACTTCAATCCGAGCGGGAATGAAGGCTCTTGCGGCAGACACTGAAGCCGTCATCGTTTTGCTTGGCGATATGCCACGTGTCAGTGAAGCGGCACTGAAGAAACTGATTGCCGCCTACAAGGAAAACGAAACCAGTCTTATTGTCGCGGCGACAGCCAACGGGAAACGGGGCAATCCGGTGCTTTGGGACAAACGTTTTTTCGACGACCTGAATGCTTTGACCGGCGATATCGGTGCCAGACATCTGATAGCGAGAAACCCCGGTTTCGTTGCCGAAGTTGAGATCGGCTCGGCTGCGCGGCTCGATCTTGACACGCCGCAGGCGCTGCAAGAGGCCGGTGGCGCCCTTCCCGGGAAAGAGGGTTAA
- a CDS encoding XdhC family protein yields the protein MDRSLLEALNAERDARRAAILVTLLADGSQKLVRREDDYSSDPLEQEFRKRFLSGKSGTVETEAGDAFLTVSVPAPRLVIIGAVHISQALVPMAEIAGLDVTVIDPRTAFATEERFPGAALKAEWPEDVLKETPLDAYTAVAAVTHDPKIDDFPLMEALRTQCFYVGALGSRKTHGKRLERFAASGLDPALFERIDAPIGLDIGAASPEEIAVAVLGSIILALRKAPEPAA from the coding sequence TCGAAGCCCTGAATGCAGAACGGGACGCCCGCCGGGCTGCGATCCTCGTCACCCTACTCGCAGACGGCTCGCAAAAGCTGGTGCGCAGGGAAGACGATTATTCTTCTGATCCTTTGGAACAGGAGTTCCGGAAACGGTTTCTGTCCGGCAAATCCGGGACGGTCGAAACGGAAGCAGGTGACGCGTTCCTGACCGTATCTGTCCCTGCTCCAAGGCTGGTTATCATCGGCGCCGTTCATATCAGCCAGGCACTTGTACCCATGGCGGAAATTGCGGGCCTTGACGTGACGGTGATCGATCCGCGTACCGCGTTTGCGACCGAAGAGCGGTTTCCCGGCGCTGCCCTGAAGGCGGAATGGCCGGAGGACGTCCTGAAGGAAACGCCTCTGGACGCCTATACGGCTGTTGCCGCAGTTACCCATGACCCGAAGATCGACGATTTTCCGCTGATGGAAGCGCTGCGGACCCAGTGCTTTTATGTTGGCGCCCTCGGCAGCCGCAAGACGCATGGCAAGCGCCTTGAAAGGTTTGCCGCATCCGGCCTGGATCCCGCGCTTTTTGAACGCATCGATGCACCGATCGGTTTGGATATCGGAGCTGCCTCTCCTGAGGAAATCGCCGTCGCCGTTCTCGGTTCCATCATCCTGGCCCTTCGAAAGGCCCCGGAGCCTGCTGCATGA